In one window of Meiothermus sp. DNA:
- the cas5c gene encoding type I-C CRISPR-associated protein Cas5c: MRSFVLEVWGELACFTRPEFKVERFSYPLITPSAARGIFDAIYLDFDPQSQKSLMYWQVERIEVLRPIRYISLMRNEVKEKASPRNIQAWMKDPSRLEPLYADATSNETGQDTKGRTQRQTMALKDVRYRLSAHAVLYREDPALRQKIEHSFERRARAGQCIYQPYLGCREFSGYFRLVEPGEEAPPVDYHEKIGWMLYDVFDLSRPGAPLRTDKGEKPRISLFEAEVVAGVLLVPPYESERVKKGVG, encoded by the coding sequence ATGCGAAGTTTTGTGCTCGAGGTTTGGGGGGAGCTGGCTTGTTTTACAAGGCCCGAGTTCAAGGTGGAGCGCTTCAGCTACCCCCTCATCACCCCCAGCGCAGCCCGGGGCATTTTCGACGCCATCTACCTGGACTTTGACCCCCAGAGCCAAAAGTCCCTCATGTACTGGCAGGTGGAGCGCATCGAGGTGCTCAGGCCGATACGCTACATCAGCCTGATGCGCAACGAGGTCAAGGAAAAGGCCAGCCCACGCAACATCCAGGCCTGGATGAAAGACCCCAGCCGCCTCGAGCCCCTCTATGCCGACGCCACCAGTAACGAAACCGGCCAGGACACCAAAGGCCGCACCCAGCGCCAGACCATGGCCCTCAAGGACGTGCGCTACCGCCTGAGCGCCCACGCGGTGCTCTACCGGGAAGACCCCGCCCTGCGCCAGAAAATTGAGCACAGCTTTGAGCGGCGGGCCCGTGCCGGGCAGTGCATCTACCAACCCTACCTGGGCTGCCGCGAGTTTAGCGGCTACTTCCGGCTGGTCGAGCCCGGCGAGGAAGCCCCGCCTGTGGACTACCACGAAAAGATCGGCTGGATGCTCTACGACGTCTTCGACCTCTCGCGACCGGGGGCCCCGCTGCGTACCGACAAAGGGGAAAAGCCCCGCATCAGCCTGTTCGAGGCCGAGGTGGTGGCGGGGGTGCTGCTGGTGCCCCCCTATGAAAGCGAGCGGGTCAAGAAGGGGGTGGGTTAA
- the cas8c gene encoding type I-C CRISPR-associated protein Cas8c/Csd1 — MLAQLVEYARQKGLGTEPGFTTKEIRWLVGVSPAGEFTELIDLNQTKPAPDLSQPDMMSLPGYLRAQGHTVEQAAHFLADTCAVVFGLAERDAAGNIKKPEEHAKNLLKHAAFRLLIQLAARNVPLLEPIAKALSDPQQVQAFLQKLEAQAQKRGPERLKSTDKISFFVNGRCVLDCPDWHDWWRQFRAQAFPKSGEEGQMPSFASGELVTPASTHLKVTRLGGSAFGHALVTYDKEAFESYGLSQGENAAVEEEAATAYRAGLDALLEKAQTLGEMKVVVWYDREIPEEDDFFRDLFAPSSGEAEELQALERAHKVLQALKTGQAPPSLRQARFFATAMSPASGRVMVRDWQIGRLEDFVEAVTTWFEQLAIVRKGGDRPASLPGLNRLFLSLQRPKSPDQKLDDYLKPVKTLQLPLWRAALNPSLPIPYAAIAKIMETHTAEVMTGAFTEALNTQKPDAAALGRIYARMGLLKAYHIRKGGKMSTALDPHHPSPAYHCGRLMCLLAQIQEAASESEINAGVVQRYYGAASSTPALVLGRLTRLSQHHLSKMAKDAPGLAYWFNTQLAQVWSALGPSLPRTLSLEEQSLFALGYYHQLAQSRKGKQEGETQSA; from the coding sequence ATGCTCGCGCAGTTGGTGGAGTACGCCCGGCAAAAAGGCCTGGGCACCGAACCCGGCTTTACCACCAAGGAGATTCGCTGGCTGGTGGGGGTGAGTCCGGCTGGAGAGTTCACCGAGCTGATCGACCTGAACCAAACCAAACCTGCCCCCGACCTCTCCCAGCCCGACATGATGAGCCTGCCCGGCTACTTGCGGGCGCAGGGTCACACCGTCGAGCAGGCCGCCCACTTCCTGGCCGACACCTGTGCGGTGGTGTTTGGGCTGGCCGAGCGGGACGCCGCAGGGAATATCAAAAAGCCCGAGGAACATGCCAAAAACCTCCTGAAGCACGCTGCCTTCCGGCTGCTCATCCAGTTGGCGGCCAGAAACGTACCGCTCCTCGAGCCCATCGCCAAGGCGCTCTCCGACCCCCAGCAGGTGCAGGCTTTCTTGCAGAAGCTGGAGGCCCAAGCCCAGAAAAGGGGGCCAGAAAGGCTCAAATCCACCGACAAAATCTCTTTTTTCGTGAACGGCCGGTGCGTGCTGGACTGCCCCGACTGGCACGACTGGTGGCGGCAGTTTAGGGCCCAGGCCTTCCCCAAGTCGGGCGAAGAGGGCCAGATGCCCTCGTTCGCCAGCGGCGAGCTGGTCACTCCGGCTTCCACCCACCTCAAGGTCACCCGGCTGGGCGGGAGCGCCTTTGGCCACGCTTTGGTCACCTACGACAAGGAGGCCTTCGAGTCCTATGGCCTCTCCCAAGGGGAGAACGCGGCGGTAGAGGAGGAGGCCGCTACCGCCTACCGGGCCGGGCTGGACGCGCTGTTGGAGAAAGCCCAAACCCTGGGCGAGATGAAGGTGGTGGTCTGGTACGACCGCGAGATTCCCGAGGAAGACGACTTCTTCCGCGACCTCTTCGCCCCCAGCAGCGGCGAGGCCGAGGAGCTACAGGCCCTCGAGCGCGCCCACAAGGTGCTACAAGCCCTCAAGACCGGCCAGGCCCCGCCCAGCCTGCGCCAGGCCCGCTTTTTCGCCACCGCCATGAGCCCAGCCTCGGGCCGGGTGATGGTGCGCGACTGGCAAATCGGCAGGCTGGAAGACTTCGTGGAGGCCGTAACAACCTGGTTTGAGCAACTGGCCATCGTGCGCAAGGGCGGCGACCGCCCGGCCAGCCTGCCGGGGTTGAACCGGCTCTTCCTGAGCCTGCAGCGGCCCAAATCCCCCGACCAAAAGCTGGACGACTACCTCAAGCCCGTCAAAACCTTGCAACTCCCCCTCTGGCGAGCCGCCCTGAACCCCAGCCTGCCCATCCCTTACGCCGCCATCGCCAAAATTATGGAGACCCACACCGCCGAGGTGATGACCGGGGCCTTTACCGAGGCCCTGAACACCCAGAAACCCGACGCCGCCGCCCTGGGGCGCATCTACGCCCGCATGGGGCTTTTGAAGGCCTACCACATCCGCAAAGGAGGGAAGATGAGTACCGCCCTAGACCCCCACCACCCCAGCCCGGCCTACCACTGTGGCCGCTTGATGTGCCTCCTGGCCCAGATCCAGGAGGCCGCCAGCGAGTCCGAGATCAACGCCGGGGTGGTGCAGCGCTACTACGGCGCTGCCAGCAGCACGCCGGCCCTGGTGCTGGGCCGCCTCACGCGGCTTTCGCAGCACCACCTGAGCAAAATGGCCAAGGACGCCCCCGGCCTGGCCTACTGGTTCAACACCCAACTGGCCCAGGTCTGGAGCGCCCTGGGGCCCAGCCTCCCGCGCACCCTGAGCCTGGAAGAGCAAAGCCTTTTTGCCCTGGGCTACTACCATCAACTGGCCCAAAGCCGCAAGGGCAAGCAGGAGGGCGAGACTCAATCCGCATAA
- the cas7c gene encoding type I-C CRISPR-associated protein Cas7/Csd2 encodes MSQPIQNRYEFLLFFDVQDGNPNGDPDSGNAPRVDPEDGHGLVSDVALKRRIRNYAQAAGAPIFVQHGTNLNRSIFEAHEKTEGGFTATKTKDKVEAARRWMCGQFFDVRTFGAVMSTGANAGQVRGPVQITFARSLDPIFPAEFSITRGAVAEDVKNAKTLEDYLRWEKEQPEDRLRTMGRKSQVAYGLYLAKGFISAHLAQGTGFSQADLKLLVEALLNMYDHDRSASKGMMATRRLYLFQHVGNGDPHNAEQNKRQAMLGCAPAHRLLDLGQVVSVGRLDESKPPRRFADYEVKADPQKLPKGVRMLELDAWDEARFDRWMGGQDA; translated from the coding sequence ATGTCCCAGCCCATCCAGAACCGCTACGAGTTTTTGCTCTTCTTCGACGTGCAAGACGGCAACCCCAACGGCGACCCCGACTCGGGCAACGCCCCCCGCGTAGACCCCGAGGACGGCCACGGCCTGGTGAGCGACGTGGCCCTCAAGCGGCGCATCCGCAACTACGCCCAGGCCGCCGGAGCCCCCATCTTTGTGCAGCACGGCACCAACCTCAACCGCTCCATCTTCGAGGCCCACGAGAAAACCGAGGGTGGGTTCACCGCAACCAAAACCAAGGACAAGGTAGAAGCGGCCCGCCGCTGGATGTGCGGGCAGTTCTTCGACGTTCGCACCTTTGGGGCGGTGATGAGCACCGGGGCCAACGCCGGGCAGGTGCGGGGGCCGGTGCAGATCACTTTTGCCCGCAGCCTCGACCCCATCTTTCCCGCCGAGTTCAGCATCACCCGCGGCGCGGTGGCCGAGGACGTCAAGAACGCCAAAACCCTGGAAGACTACCTGCGCTGGGAGAAAGAACAACCCGAGGACAGGCTGCGCACCATGGGCCGCAAGAGCCAGGTGGCCTACGGCTTATACCTGGCCAAGGGCTTCATCAGCGCCCACCTAGCCCAGGGCACCGGCTTCAGCCAGGCCGATCTTAAGCTTTTGGTGGAAGCCCTTTTGAACATGTACGACCACGACCGCAGCGCCTCCAAAGGCATGATGGCCACCCGCCGGCTTTACCTTTTCCAGCACGTGGGCAACGGCGACCCCCACAACGCCGAGCAAAACAAGCGCCAGGCCATGCTGGGCTGCGCCCCTGCCCACCGCCTGCTCGATCTGGGCCAGGTGGTCTCGGTGGGGCGACTCGACGAAAGCAAACCCCCCCGCCGCTTCGCCGACTACGAGGTAAAAGCCGACCCCCAGAAGCTACCCAAAGGGGTGCGGATGTTGGAACTGGACGCCTGGGACGAGGCCCGCTTTGACCGCTGGATGGGAGGGCAGGATGCCTAG
- the cmr1 gene encoding type III-B CRISPR module RAMP protein Cmr1: MPRTIPFSPPELKTPALETWTLRLKTITPMFGGSATPREVDPENPVRAASVRGHLRFWWRAVAGGRYASAKELFEAEEEIWGSDAIPGKVSIKVLEARASEPKPCCTYEHPRRDGGTELKTYPYFGEYPGYALFPFQGKARRDKQSGVITITEQPSKCLEEVSFTLCLSFPNYIKPQVEPAVAFWLKLGGIGARTRRGCGSLEIVEDSLPQNTKLESLLGRKANSLLTTVPIVCFVGEEKESPIQAWKEAVEVYKEFRQGKDYARDPGSNPKSAKLGRSRYPEPDTIREMFSQESWRHGVKHPVRGFPRADLGLPIVFHFQEEGPKDENFYLESNYSRGSRFASPVITKAMKKNNGYAPAIILLNAPHVWEAGNFTLRLRSDVHVIKENFVNLDRHSREHIPPLRMFGSKPIREALWDFIKSKGYQEVRL, encoded by the coding sequence ATGCCTAGAACCATCCCCTTTTCGCCCCCCGAACTCAAGACACCTGCGTTGGAGACCTGGACGCTCAGGCTCAAAACCATCACGCCAATGTTCGGCGGCAGCGCTACCCCGCGCGAGGTAGACCCGGAAAACCCTGTTCGGGCGGCCAGTGTGCGCGGGCACCTGCGCTTTTGGTGGCGGGCTGTGGCGGGGGGACGGTATGCCAGTGCGAAAGAGTTGTTCGAGGCGGAGGAGGAAATTTGGGGCAGTGATGCCATCCCAGGAAAAGTTTCCATAAAGGTATTGGAGGCGAGGGCATCAGAGCCCAAGCCTTGCTGTACTTATGAGCATCCGCGAAGAGATGGGGGAACTGAGCTAAAAACCTACCCTTATTTTGGGGAGTACCCCGGATATGCTCTTTTCCCGTTTCAGGGCAAGGCCCGGAGAGACAAACAAAGTGGCGTAATAACTATTACTGAGCAGCCATCTAAGTGTCTCGAAGAAGTAAGCTTTACCCTATGCCTTTCTTTTCCTAACTACATCAAGCCCCAAGTAGAACCGGCCGTCGCCTTTTGGCTAAAGCTTGGCGGAATAGGGGCGCGTACAAGGAGAGGCTGCGGAAGCTTAGAGATTGTTGAAGATTCGCTTCCTCAAAACACGAAGCTCGAATCTTTATTGGGTCGCAAAGCAAATAGTCTTCTCACAACGGTTCCAATCGTTTGTTTTGTGGGCGAAGAGAAAGAATCGCCCATCCAAGCATGGAAAGAGGCAGTTGAGGTTTACAAGGAGTTCCGGCAAGGAAAAGATTACGCCAGAGACCCAGGCTCTAATCCCAAATCTGCAAAACTCGGACGTTCAAGGTATCCAGAACCCGATACTATTCGCGAAATGTTTTCGCAAGAGAGTTGGCGGCACGGAGTAAAACATCCAGTTAGAGGCTTTCCTCGAGCCGATCTAGGCCTCCCGATAGTTTTTCACTTTCAGGAAGAAGGCCCTAAAGATGAAAACTTCTACCTCGAGTCCAACTATTCACGCGGTTCACGGTTTGCCTCGCCGGTCATTACGAAAGCGATGAAAAAGAATAATGGCTATGCTCCGGCTATTATTCTGCTCAACGCACCTCATGTGTGGGAGGCTGGAAACTTTACGTTGAGGTTGCGTTCGGATGTGCATGTAATAAAAGAGAACTTTGTTAATCTTGATCGGCACAGTCGAGAGCACATACCACCGCTGAGAATGTTTGGCTCCAAACCGATTCGCGAAGCATTGTGGGATTTCATAAAGTCCAAGGGCTACCAGGAGGTGCGCCTATGA
- the cas10 gene encoding type III-B CRISPR-associated protein Cas10/Cmr2, whose amino-acid sequence MSHLLSISLGPVQDFIAAARRTTDLYAGSQILQELSKHAAQHLASQGATLIFPANQNADGANKILAEVKDDPKQLAAKTKKAVQDRLLSLWDETKGKLPAEQQNLIDQARAQEQLGCFLEFYAAWVPLPNKEAYREARLQVERLLAGRKALRDFAPTQQSDDGVPKSPLDPSWAAVIDPRQWGDVNIRLAVGSYRPLRIKPTEHLDAISLLKRCYGVLNSDKVVDTRTMARRSWRPEAKPDERYGEEDDHIPEPQPYLAILVADGDRMGELIARQDDPNAHRGLSKTLDDFAKEARKIVPKHRGFMVYSGGDDVLALLPVNRAIACAKDLSEEFRHRVKGTLSAGIAIVHYREPLSISLQHARYAEKAAKNGGRNALAVALHTRGGSPVTVVQPWNELSWDELLEAYQNRQITRGLAHELRDLVQEWQDDMRADYLHKEAQRVLSRKEARNLKIPAPASDTPTYRKALLRFVDQLIIARFLSGLQEEEHAGKSA is encoded by the coding sequence ATGAGCCACCTGCTCTCCATCTCCCTGGGCCCAGTGCAAGACTTCATTGCCGCCGCGCGCCGCACCACCGACCTGTACGCAGGTTCGCAGATTTTGCAGGAACTGAGCAAGCACGCCGCGCAGCACTTGGCTTCGCAGGGGGCTACGCTCATCTTTCCAGCCAACCAGAACGCCGACGGGGCCAACAAGATTCTGGCCGAGGTAAAGGACGACCCTAAGCAGCTTGCCGCGAAGACCAAAAAAGCCGTTCAGGACAGGCTATTGAGTCTCTGGGACGAGACCAAAGGCAAACTTCCCGCCGAGCAACAGAACCTGATTGACCAAGCAAGGGCCCAAGAGCAGCTTGGGTGTTTTCTCGAGTTCTACGCCGCCTGGGTGCCGCTGCCCAACAAGGAGGCCTACAGGGAGGCCCGGCTTCAGGTGGAGCGCCTCTTGGCCGGGCGCAAGGCTTTGCGGGACTTCGCCCCCACCCAGCAGAGCGACGACGGCGTGCCCAAGTCCCCCCTCGACCCCTCCTGGGCGGCGGTGATCGATCCCCGACAGTGGGGGGATGTCAACATCCGCCTGGCCGTTGGCTCCTACCGCCCACTGCGCATCAAGCCCACCGAGCACCTCGACGCCATCTCGCTCCTCAAGCGCTGTTACGGGGTGCTGAACTCGGACAAAGTGGTGGACACCCGCACCATGGCCCGGCGCTCCTGGAGGCCGGAAGCAAAGCCCGACGAGCGCTACGGCGAGGAAGACGACCATATCCCAGAGCCCCAGCCCTACCTGGCCATCCTGGTGGCCGACGGCGACCGCATGGGCGAGCTGATCGCGCGGCAGGACGACCCCAATGCCCACCGTGGGCTATCAAAAACCCTGGACGACTTCGCCAAAGAAGCCCGCAAAATTGTGCCCAAGCACAGGGGCTTTATGGTCTATTCGGGCGGGGACGATGTGCTGGCCCTCCTGCCAGTGAATCGGGCCATCGCCTGCGCCAAAGACCTCTCGGAGGAGTTTCGCCACCGGGTCAAGGGCACCCTTTCGGCAGGAATCGCCATTGTGCACTACCGCGAGCCGCTTTCCATTTCCCTGCAACATGCGCGATATGCGGAGAAAGCCGCTAAGAACGGTGGACGGAATGCCCTGGCGGTGGCCCTGCACACCCGTGGTGGCTCGCCGGTCACGGTGGTGCAGCCCTGGAACGAGCTGTCCTGGGACGAGCTGCTCGAGGCCTACCAAAACCGCCAGATTACCCGTGGCCTGGCCCATGAACTGCGCGACCTGGTGCAGGAGTGGCAGGACGACATGCGGGCCGATTACCTCCATAAGGAAGCCCAGCGGGTTCTGTCTCGCAAAGAGGCCCGCAATCTAAAAATCCCCGCACCCGCCAGCGACACCCCCACCTACCGCAAAGCCCTGCTGCGCTTTGTGGATCAGCTCATCATCGCCCGCTTTTTGAGTGGCCTTCAGGAGGAAGAGCATGCCGGAAAGAGTGCTTGA
- the cmr3 gene encoding type III-B CRISPR module-associated protein Cmr3 — translation MPERVLEIHALSPLLFRDGRPFSAADGTETAARSLSLPLPSTVAGFVRTQVGLAEGKGFSQEHLQNLHGLQVCGPLLARDDEVLLPAPRDAVVYRDAEGNAQVMKLTPFSPPAGPGCDLPDGLLPLQITQDVKPESGYNFWTARNVERWLLDESLVPENISGLPTETRVHVAMDPVKGKAREGQLYSVAYRPLEMGENPQTYQPASLRVRLSLSNGQTPAPIGHLGGERRPVAVEVKESLSEHWFDCPEAIKKRFAEMGKGARVRLVLATPALFEHGWKPGWIEKSGSGELHLPRGLCRVKLKLVAAAVGRREPVSGWSLRENRPKRVRWMAPAGSVYFFEVVEGQPADLLESWLRPISDLKQDRKDGFGLALWGVW, via the coding sequence ATGCCGGAAAGAGTGCTTGAAATCCACGCCCTGAGCCCCCTGCTTTTCCGCGACGGCAGGCCCTTTAGCGCCGCCGACGGTACCGAGACCGCCGCCCGGAGCCTGAGTCTGCCCTTGCCCAGCACCGTGGCGGGCTTCGTGCGGACGCAGGTGGGGCTGGCCGAGGGCAAGGGGTTTAGCCAGGAGCACCTGCAAAATCTGCACGGCCTTCAGGTGTGCGGGCCGCTGCTGGCTCGAGACGACGAGGTGTTGCTACCCGCCCCCCGCGATGCGGTGGTGTACCGGGATGCTGAAGGCAATGCCCAGGTCATGAAGCTGACCCCCTTTAGCCCCCCCGCGGGCCCAGGCTGTGACCTGCCGGACGGCCTTTTGCCCTTGCAGATCACCCAGGACGTGAAGCCCGAATCGGGCTACAACTTCTGGACGGCCCGCAACGTGGAGCGCTGGCTATTGGACGAGAGCCTGGTGCCCGAAAATATCTCTGGCCTCCCCACCGAGACCCGCGTGCACGTGGCCATGGACCCCGTCAAGGGCAAAGCCAGGGAAGGCCAGCTATACAGCGTGGCCTACCGGCCTTTGGAGATGGGCGAGAACCCCCAAACCTACCAGCCCGCCAGCCTGCGGGTGCGGCTCTCGCTGTCCAACGGGCAGACCCCGGCCCCCATCGGCCACCTGGGGGGCGAACGCCGTCCGGTGGCGGTGGAGGTGAAGGAAAGCCTTTCCGAGCACTGGTTCGATTGCCCGGAGGCTATCAAAAAGCGCTTCGCCGAGATGGGAAAAGGGGCTCGAGTGCGGCTGGTGCTGGCCACGCCAGCCCTGTTCGAACACGGCTGGAAACCTGGCTGGATCGAGAAATCGGGCAGTGGCGAGCTTCATCTGCCTCGAGGTCTGTGCCGGGTGAAACTCAAGCTGGTGGCCGCCGCAGTGGGGCGGCGCGAGCCGGTGAGCGGCTGGAGCCTGCGGGAAAACCGGCCCAAGCGGGTGCGTTGGATGGCGCCCGCAGGCAGTGTGTATTTCTTCGAGGTGGTGGAAGGCCAACCAGCCGACCTGCTGGAAAGCTGGCTCAGGCCCATTAGCGACCTCAAGCAAGATCGCAAGGACGGCTTTGGACTGGCCCTTTGGGGAGTGTGGTGA
- the cmr4 gene encoding type III-B CRISPR module RAMP protein Cmr4, protein MIFWQALTPVHPGTGQDSSSVIDLPVAREAATGFPVIPASSLKGVLRDGRDDEQSNRLFGSLENAAELTLTDARLLLLPVRSYAGTFAFLTCPLVLERLKRDQKALGLPELKAPIPNPGQTEALVPKNTQIVHANQVILEDIDLSATVGGAEALAQELGQLVFGAESSYFVGRFALVSNEVFDYFCEMGLEVIARVRLENESKTVANGALWYEEAIPAETVFSSFAIGNGFEELNRPYIQIGGQASVGRGLLRRLGGE, encoded by the coding sequence ATGATTTTTTGGCAGGCCCTTACGCCGGTGCACCCCGGCACCGGGCAGGACAGCAGCAGCGTGATTGACCTTCCCGTAGCCCGCGAAGCGGCCACGGGTTTTCCGGTGATACCGGCCAGCAGCCTTAAGGGGGTGCTGCGCGATGGGCGCGATGATGAGCAAAGCAATAGACTTTTCGGCTCCTTAGAAAATGCAGCCGAACTGACCCTGACCGATGCCCGCCTCTTGTTGCTGCCGGTGCGCTCGTATGCGGGCACCTTTGCTTTCCTGACCTGCCCGCTGGTGCTCGAGCGGCTCAAACGCGACCAGAAGGCCTTGGGGCTTCCTGAGCTGAAAGCTCCGATACCGAACCCGGGACAGACCGAAGCTCTCGTACCCAAGAACACTCAAATTGTGCATGCTAACCAGGTAATCCTCGAGGACATAGACCTGAGTGCCACTGTCGGAGGCGCAGAAGCGCTGGCGCAGGAACTGGGGCAACTGGTCTTTGGCGCGGAGTCGAGCTACTTTGTGGGGCGCTTTGCATTGGTATCCAACGAAGTGTTCGATTACTTTTGCGAGATGGGCCTCGAGGTCATCGCCCGGGTACGCCTGGAAAACGAGAGCAAAACCGTAGCCAACGGCGCTTTGTGGTACGAGGAAGCCATCCCTGCCGAGACGGTGTTCTCGAGCTTCGCCATCGGCAATGGGTTCGAGGAACTGAACCGGCCCTACATCCAGATAGGCGGCCAGGCCAGTGTGGGCCGGGGGCTGTTGCGGCGGTTGGGGGGTGAGTAG
- the cmr5 gene encoding type III-B CRISPR module-associated protein Cmr5, which produces MSQTRSQKDMQQALELVSSLERADPEVKRIYGGLCHSFPVMVLQSGLCQAVAFSADKASGDGKRAQAHQHLLEHLGEMLGVRGKLLEALQSAPTPLYMHHTRRVLEAWVYFKRFAVSVLEVQAGEDHEK; this is translated from the coding sequence ATGTCCCAAACACGCAGCCAAAAGGACATGCAGCAGGCGCTGGAGCTGGTGAGCAGCCTCGAGCGGGCCGACCCCGAGGTCAAGCGCATCTACGGCGGCCTCTGCCACAGCTTCCCGGTGATGGTCCTGCAGAGCGGGCTGTGCCAGGCCGTGGCCTTCAGCGCTGATAAAGCCAGCGGCGACGGTAAGCGGGCCCAGGCGCACCAGCATTTGCTTGAGCACCTCGGCGAGATGCTGGGCGTAAGGGGCAAGCTGCTGGAGGCGTTGCAGTCGGCACCCACGCCCCTGTACATGCACCACACCCGGCGGGTGCTGGAAGCGTGGGTGTACTTCAAGCGCTTTGCGGTAAGCGTACTCGAGGTGCAAGCGGGGGAAGACCATGAGAAATAG
- the cmr6 gene encoding type III-B CRISPR module RAMP protein Cmr6: MRNSLRALGAISHAGLALYKGLKGFEPQDKQSLLEAIVQTPIGSAYPEAFQRWKAALKDAVFLEATTRTPLAIGLGNSSPLENGLSIHHTYGTPYLPGSALKGLLRRAAERFGLSESEKAVLLGEGPDPKQKKPGNAAYLVYWDGWLDPASAQPFQQDVITVHHQEYYSTRGQVWPTDFDDPNPVAFLSVRPGVKFHIPITCPAENAQDWPHKAAEMLKWGLEHLGLGGKTNAGYGYFAVKLPPKPKSAQEEGLELLNTYQKRIAAIKPANERGELDFFLRELADKPPAVRRPVLEAIKKHLQEWKVWKESNPQHARIQELLDL; this comes from the coding sequence ATGAGAAATAGTCTGCGCGCGCTGGGGGCCATCTCCCATGCCGGGCTTGCGCTTTACAAGGGCCTGAAGGGGTTTGAACCCCAAGACAAGCAGAGCCTGCTCGAGGCCATCGTGCAAACCCCCATCGGCTCTGCCTACCCAGAGGCCTTCCAGCGCTGGAAGGCTGCCCTCAAAGATGCAGTCTTCCTCGAGGCCACCACCCGCACCCCGCTGGCCATCGGCCTGGGCAACAGCAGCCCCCTGGAAAACGGCCTTTCCATTCACCATACCTACGGTACGCCCTACCTGCCGGGCAGCGCCCTGAAGGGCCTGCTGCGCCGGGCCGCCGAGCGCTTTGGCCTGAGCGAATCGGAGAAAGCGGTTCTGCTGGGTGAAGGCCCCGACCCCAAGCAAAAGAAGCCGGGGAACGCCGCTTATCTGGTCTACTGGGATGGCTGGCTGGATCCGGCCAGCGCCCAGCCCTTCCAGCAGGACGTGATCACTGTCCATCACCAAGAGTATTACAGCACACGCGGACAAGTCTGGCCCACCGACTTCGACGACCCCAACCCGGTGGCCTTTCTCTCGGTAAGGCCAGGGGTGAAGTTCCATATTCCCATCACCTGCCCCGCCGAAAACGCCCAGGACTGGCCCCACAAGGCCGCCGAGATGCTCAAGTGGGGCCTGGAGCACCTGGGGCTGGGGGGCAAGACCAATGCGGGGTATGGGTATTTTGCGGTGAAGCTACCCCCCAAGCCCAAAAGCGCGCAAGAGGAAGGGCTCGAGCTACTCAACACCTACCAAAAGCGCATCGCCGCCATCAAGCCCGCCAACGAGCGGGGAGAGCTGGATTTCTTTCTGCGCGAGCTGGCCGATAAGCCCCCAGCCGTGCGCAGGCCGGTACTGGAGGCCATCAAGAAACACTTGCAGGAATGGAAGGTTTGGAAGGAGAGCAACCCGCAGCACGCCCGCATACAGGAGCTATTGGATTTATGA